The following coding sequences lie in one Synechococcus sp. CC9902 genomic window:
- the dnaN gene encoding DNA polymerase III subunit beta encodes MKVVCSQSELNAALQLVSRAVATRPTHPVLANVLLTADAGTNRLSLTGFDLNLGIQTSLAASVETSGAITLPARLLGEIVSRLASDSPITLATEESGEQVQLTSLSGSYQMRGLPADDYPELPMVESGMTLKLQPAGLVQALKGTLFASSADEAKQLLTGVHLRFNAKALEAAATDGHRLAVLQVEDALEDAAANSDDAAEGFAVTLPARSLREVERLMAGWRSDDPVSLFCDRGQVVFLAADQMVTSRTLEGTYPNYGQLIPDGFNRTLALDRRGLIAALERIAVLADQHNNVVKFTSQPDEGVVQISADAQDVGSGSESLAANLTGDAIQIAFNVRYLLDGLKAMGSDRVVLHCNAPTTPAVLKPEGDAEAFTYLVMPVQIRS; translated from the coding sequence CGGTGCTGGCGAACGTTTTGCTCACCGCTGACGCGGGTACAAATCGTCTGAGCTTGACGGGATTTGATTTGAATTTGGGAATTCAAACGTCCCTTGCGGCCAGTGTTGAGACCAGCGGTGCGATCACACTTCCAGCGCGCTTATTGGGCGAGATCGTTTCACGTTTGGCCAGCGACTCACCAATCACCCTCGCAACGGAGGAGTCGGGCGAGCAAGTACAGCTCACCAGCCTCAGTGGTAGTTATCAAATGCGGGGTCTTCCGGCAGATGACTATCCCGAGCTGCCCATGGTGGAAAGCGGGATGACCTTGAAGCTTCAGCCGGCAGGTTTGGTTCAAGCGCTAAAGGGAACCCTGTTTGCTAGCAGTGCCGACGAAGCGAAACAGCTGCTGACAGGCGTGCATTTGCGCTTCAACGCCAAGGCTCTCGAGGCTGCGGCAACGGATGGTCATCGCCTTGCGGTTCTACAGGTTGAGGACGCTTTGGAGGATGCCGCCGCCAACAGCGACGATGCAGCTGAAGGTTTTGCGGTGACCTTGCCGGCCCGATCATTGCGGGAAGTGGAGCGGTTGATGGCCGGATGGCGTTCCGACGATCCGGTGAGCTTGTTTTGTGATCGGGGACAAGTGGTGTTTCTCGCCGCAGATCAAATGGTCACCAGTCGCACGTTGGAAGGCACGTATCCCAATTACGGGCAGCTCATTCCCGATGGTTTTAATCGCACCTTGGCTTTGGACCGTCGGGGGTTAATCGCTGCACTAGAACGCATTGCTGTCTTGGCCGATCAGCACAACAACGTGGTGAAATTCACCAGTCAGCCTGACGAAGGTGTCGTACAGATCAGTGCTGATGCTCAAGATGTGGGAAGCGGATCTGAGTCGCTTGCTGCCAACTTGACGGGTGATGCCATTCAAATCGCCTTCAATGTGCGTTATCTGCTCGATGGCTTGAAGGCGATGGGATCCGATCGCGTTGTTCTTCACTGCAATGCACCAACGACGCCTGCAGTTCTGAAACCAGAAGGCGATGCAGAAGCATTCACTTATCTCGTGATGCCGGTTCAGATCCGTTCCTGA